Part of the Verrucomicrobiota bacterium genome, GTTGCTCATCGATCCGAACTTCCAGGCCGTCGGGCAGTACTACGGGAGTTTTCCGCAGACGAGCGACGAGGAAGTGCTGCGCGCGTTGGAGACAGGGCTGTTCATAAAGTAGCGCAGATTCTCAAATCTGCCGTATTGCCGAATTGTATTCGGCAGGGCGTCGGAGATCCAAGCGCACCCAACCCGCCGAGACCATGCGGATTGCAAATCCGCGATACAGCAGAATTCAATTCTGCGCTACTTTGTCCATGACCCTGGCATTGGAGAAGGCAGCCAGCGCCACGGGCTGATCGTGGCTGAGAAATGCCTCGCACACGCGGAAGAAATCCGCCTCGGTCGTCACGCGCCGGATCTGGTGCAGGAACTCGCCACTCGGCTCCACGCCTTCGCCGATGAAATTCATATACTTCTTCATTTTCTGAATGTGCGCCGCCTCAGCGATTGACGGCGCAAGGACGGTCACAAACAGGTCGCGGATGTAATCGAGGACGTCGAAGCCGGTTGGCTCCCACACGAGCTCGCCGCGATAACTCTGTTCAATTTGGCGAAACAGCCACGGATTGCGGATCGCGCCCCGACCGATCATGAGGCCTCGCGCGCCGGTGGTTGCCAGGATTTCGCGCGCTGTCTCCGTGGAATCCACATTGCCATTGGCCAGCACGGGGCATGGCACCGATTCCACGGCCCGAGCGATCAGATCGTAATGGACCTTTGGCTGATACATTTCGCGCACGGTCCTTCCGTGGACCGTGAGCAAGTCCAGCGAATGCCGCGCGAAGATGCTCAGCAGTGCGTCGAAGCGGTCAGGTGATTCAAATCCAATCCGCGTCTTCACCGTGAACCGGATCGAAATCGCGTCCCGCAACGCGCCGAGGATCGCATCGACTCGCTCCGGTTCGCGGAGCAATCCGCCGCCCGCGCATTTCCGATAGACGATGGGCGCGGGGCAGCCGAGGTTCAGATCGACCCCGGCGATGGGATATTGCTGGAGTTCGCGAGCCGTCCGGACGAGGGACGGGATGTCGTTGCCGATCATTTGCGCAACGACCGGCTGCCCCGTGGGATTCTCAGTGATCGACCGAAGAATCATTCGATCCAGATTCGAGGTTTCGTGGACGCGGAAGTATTCGGTGAAATACAAGTCGGCGCCGCCATATTGCGCCATGAGCCGCCAGAGCGGCAAATCCGTCACGTCCTGCATGGGCGCGAGGGCGAGCACGGGCTCGCTGCCGGCCAGCAGATTGTCAAATTGAGCTTGAACGTTCACTCGAACGGCATTGTGAAGCACGGCCCACGGATTGACAACGTTTCGCAAACGAAGCGGCCAGAACGACCTGGGCGAGAGGAGGTGTCATGACCCCATCGCTTTCAGCGAGGTGGACAAGCCGGCAACAGAAACCAGCAAGTGTCTCAACCA contains:
- a CDS encoding tRNA-dihydrouridine synthase family protein, translated to MQDVTDLPLWRLMAQYGGADLYFTEYFRVHETSNLDRMILRSITENPTGQPVVAQMIGNDIPSLVRTARELQQYPIAGVDLNLGCPAPIVYRKCAGGGLLREPERVDAILGALRDAISIRFTVKTRIGFESPDRFDALLSIFARHSLDLLTVHGRTVREMYQPKVHYDLIARAVESVPCPVLANGNVDSTETAREILATTGARGLMIGRGAIRNPWLFRQIEQSYRGELVWEPTGFDVLDYIRDLFVTVLAPSIAEAAHIQKMKKYMNFIGEGVEPSGEFLHQIRRVTTEADFFRVCEAFLSHDQPVALAAFSNARVMDKVAQN